The DNA sequence caaaaagtgATAAAGGTGTTTATTTAGCGtttgaactttatttgttaaagtttattagttgtttaaaatgaatggAATGCACTTAATTAAATGCCTACACAAAATAGTGATTTAGCTTTAATATATCAAACCTACCACTACTTAgtatttatttctatatattttaatgaatttttttttactactgaAATTTTGTATAAGCTGTTTATGCAGAGGACGTTTTATGAGACCTTAAAATAAATGAGTGGAAACAGCAAGAGGCGTTCTTTACAAAAACAAGATACCTAAAACCGAGAAatgcaaacaaatataaagataTAGGATAATGAATTACCTTCCTTTGAATAGGAGTTGGTACTTTATAACCTTTGCGGATTACTCCTTTAAACACTGAATGTGATAAACCTgtgaaaacagaaacaaatcatatttagaattagaattagaattgcataatttttttatattccacCAAACTTTCAGAATACGCAGGTTTTACAACATAGGAAAATTGTCAATTggcaaatgtttttattacatgCTAGTAATTAGTAATTACTAGACATATATcgcaaaaaatgttacaacatactaaataattgtttgaaaaatcTTGCATTTGTTGATATGTGCAATATAGCatgatatttgttttatcacaataatatGTGGGCAAAAAGTAAGTAACACACGAAGTCCTGCCTTGGGGAACATCACAAGTCATATTAATACTTACAACTGTTGGCAGACATAAGCcaagtaaaaaatgtatttcacacaacaacaacaaacataattaGAAAAAGAAATGCATCACACATGAACCATAACATTGCCGATGTCTCTAAAATACGCGTGAACAGCTCGAACAGCGCGAACAATCACACCTGAACATGACAGGTGTTAATAAccataaaaattgttttctacCAATGAAGCTTTTAACCCCGCTGTTCTCGCGTTTGCGATGTTCTCGCGTTTGTGCTGTTCTCGCGTTTGCGCTGTTCTCGCGTTTGCGCTGTTCTCGCATTTGCGCTGTTCTCGCATTTGCGCTTTTCGCGCCTATTTTAGAGTTCGATTGCGCTGTTCGCACGTATTGTAAAGACACTGACATTGCCAATGGCTTATTAACTCCTTTGCCAAAAATGCACCACCACAGCTGCCATTAAACTTAAGCATTTTAAAACCCCGCCGTAAATTTGAAATCTACATTAAAGGAGACGAGGACACTTACCCATGGATTGGAAACCTCCGGACTTCTTTTTCTTCCTGTTCATCTGCGTGACCAACTTTCTTGTGTTAAGCTCCGCCTCCGATGTGTATCCATCATCCAGGATCGAGAGGAGCTCATTCACATCGTTTTGAGTCTTCTTATTTGTACCAGGCACCTCATCAATGGTGATATCTGTATCatcctatatataatatataaacattgtaataaattttttaccaactgttgttttgtggctATATCCTTTCTTTTTCTATAAAGTATTTCCAAATCTTCGCTGCCGTAATGGAAGTAACACATAAAGCTATTATCATTATTATATCTTCATTCATGGGCATGGTTATGTGTTTAAAGATGGTGAATAAAAGCTATGCTATTAAGTCCTAACCACTTTCACAGCCAAGTTTGGGAAAacgaattaaatataaaaaatgaaactttcttGGTTGAAAATGCAAGTCTTAGTTAGTGAAGCACAGGGGCTAAGGTCAcaataacttataaaatatatttaaaaacatttagagTAAACAGAAAGATATTGCAGCAGCAAGTATAACGTTCATGTTATTATGTCAATATACCATACAACGTATATACTGCCACTGGCAAAGCAAAGAACACTAACAAACTATTTTCTCATATTTTTAACGTGTCACATCTTATCAACaaaatttgcaacaaatttaGATCATTAATGGTAACTTACTTCACTCTCCGAAAGCGCATCCATCTCTTCTCCACTCATGTTTTCCAAATATCAGTTAAATCACAGTAGCAAAAATCGAGAAAGCGACAAGCAAACTGGAGCTGCAAAAAAATTGTCGCACCACGAGGAATAgtagaaatattatacaaagctagttttctttaaaaaatgagatAGCTTTACAGCATTCTAACACCGTAttagtattaaaaatatatgtcaGTACTGCTTGTTTCTTTGTAccttttgtttaatgtttatagcttacaagttaatattaggttttaatttttataatttagatTGGCAACACTTTCTCCACGCTTCAATGATAACAGCTGATTTCAAATGACCAATCAAATTTACGTTCAGGTtgtagtatttttattattgtaaatcTTAActtgtttaagttaaaaaaatatcattattaGTCTCTTGCTGGTAATTATTTGCTAGTATATATCCAGTTTTAACATTCAATCTATAATTTCCGTGTTTTAAGCGATTTTAATGTCATTTTAGgtttgatttaaacaaaatgaaattttcCATGCGGTTTGCCCAAGTGTTAAACAAAGCCATTGTACAGAGCTCAGAGACGTTTTACAGTCGTCTTTTAAGTCGTTTTCCTGGAGACATGAGCCTTGCATTTTCTTATGGCTCGGGTATATTTCCCCAAAACGAGAACTCACCCCCTTTAAGCAACATGCTCGATTTAATATTTGTGGTACGAGACCCCAGATCCTGGCATAGTGAGAACATGAGAATGAACAAGTTGCATTACTGGTACCCTATGAGGTACTTGGGACCAAACTATGCCTTTAAACTCATGGAAAATTACGGTGCTGGAATCTATTACAATACAGGTATCAGACTAGAAGGCCGTATGATAAAATATGGCGTTATCTCGGAAGACACCATTGTTAAAGACTTGCTTAATTGGAACACCTTATACTTAGCAGGCAGGCTGCATAAACCTGTCAACATAGTCCACCACGACTTTGAGAACTCTCCAAAGCTGTTAGAGGGAttgaagttaaatttaattagCGCTGTGCTTTCTTCTTTGCTGATTTTGCCGGAAAGTTTTACCGAGATGGAACTTTACCACACATTAGCTGGCTTGAGCTATGCTGGTGATTTCCGAATGACGTTTGGCGAGGACCGGAACAAAGTTTCAAACATTGTTGTTTCGAACCTCAACCATTTTAAACAGCTATAtgaacctgttttaaaaggcATATGTGAAGAATCAGACAGACAAAAAGATCCTTTCCACAGTTTCATTCATTGGAAAGAAGATATTGGTGTTTTCGAGCAAGATAAGTCTCCTCTTATCCAACTGTTACATCTCAATCGACTTCCTTTTGAGCTGCAATTGCAAATTTGTCGCCTTTTTGATCTTCGTTCACGGCATGTTCGGGATGTAGAAGAAATTTTAAAGAGTGCCGCACGTTATCCGGACCTATCAGATGTTGTGAAACAAAGTGTCATACACATCGTACAGCACTCAAGCAAGTCTCAAAGCTTAAAAGGCATAGTAACAGCAGGCCCTTGGACCAGCGTCAAATACAGTGCTActaaattaagaaaaatgaTGGCTGGGCtgttttcaacaaaaaagaaaaaacagaaattgacAACATGACAAGAAATTTGactgtttttagtttttaactatttttattgtacttagaagttttttttttattttcttgctgTATGTGcttatttgtttgtatgtaaTTTGATTACATTCAAGCATATAGTTCACATACGTTTTATGGCTACTGAAATTTCAATGCAAaagttgtatttgtatttaactCAAAGTAGAACAGCAGACAATGAGGaacataaataattcaaaacgGTCTTTCGACATATTGTTTACAAGGTATGAATGAACCCTAGGCCCAAGCTCACTTGAAGGTTAAACTATCGTGCAACACAAATGGCCTATGATGAATGCCTTTGGTTTTTATTGAGTTTCATTCGCGCATAACTCGAGTCTAAGACGTGCTCACTGTTTCCGCTGTCTGCTAAAACGTACGCGTCAGCCAAGCACAAGAACGAATTAACGAAGCATTGCCGCATTTCCGCTCGTTCGTTTCTGTTAGTTTTGAGAACCAACGCATAAATACTACGTAGTACAGGAGATATCCGTATATCAAATGTCGCCGAATCAAAATAACAGACATAGTGGAATGTGTTTATGGATTGTCTGTTTTGGAAAGGTTACGACGTCAGTTGCCTGTAAGCTTTGTAGGAGAGAAGTAGGTCTCGCTCGAAGTGGTTTGACTTTGTAAGGTGATTTTGCTCCGGCGAAAACAGTGCGTTAACAAGGCCGATATTTGGGACAGAGACTTTTCAGGTTAGTTAGAAAGCAACAGAATTTGCGGCATCTAAAAGACCTGACAACACAGTAGTCTGCAAATTAGGGTTTTCGGGATTCATCCGTGAATAACGAATGTACCACCAACACACAGTGTACGTGGTTGGCGTTGTAGCAGTCGACTCTATTTCGAGCACAGATATTAATACAgtttattgaaaatttactTATTGCATAAGGATCGAATATTAAACAGATTCATTGGGCGTTACTGTGTTTATGATTAATCGACACATCATGCGTGTCTAAAGAGCACAGGAAATTGCCACAaggttttcaaataaaacataaacacaacgGTTGGTACGCAGCATATTTTGTATACTGTAAACAGGTCTACAATATTATTCAATTTAATGACTACAGTAGTTTGGGGTGAATTAAATGTAAGTCTACCGCTTTTACACGTCGCCCGCTATGGACATACATTTGATTCTAGAGTGTTTAAGACGAACAATTAGAAaagtgaatatatatatatatatatattagggtgggggaagattggacaccttatcattctattttcttatcacgtttgttagtaaaaaaagaaaaatcataaaattatattaattataaaaccgtatccccgcaactcccatagaccgttgttaattgtttaaaacacgatcaggatgtttgatattctgtgctaaaggttacCCAGCTCCCCGCAGCCTACTATAGGCCACTGTTGAAAGATTGTTTGCCGTTAAAatggttttgtaaaattgatgGTCGATGTTGAACCAACTTTTGCAGCATAGTTTCAAACTGTAAAAGAGCTTCAAAAATATACGTATTCGAAATAGTTAAATGtacagcagggtgggggagatgggacacttttagcaagTAATATCCTAAAATCATCGTGTTTAAAGCAGTTAACAATGATTTATGGAaatcgtgaagatacggttttataattcttttaatgatCTTTGTTAGCTTCCGAATTAGGCGATAGagatagaatgaaaatgtgtccaatgtttccccaccctactatacttaaaTTCGTTTGGTGAGCATGTACACAATGTAGTATTCTGTTTTTACTTATAtatgtaagtttgtttaaagcaTTGCTTGTACGTAACAGTGATGAACCTACTAACTTTGCACTGAGCAGTTGATGTTGTGATACAACTGGTATGCCAGTAGTAGTGCATTTGTTGTTGAGCTGAACGAATGAAGTGTGAATCATAACACGGATCACCAGCAGAGGCGGTGACCTGTCAGCCGCAGACAGCATTGCCATTTAACTTTCTGCCAGTcgcatttgttaaaatattgaccTGTATATGTTTTCGTTTCAGGAACTTGTCATTG is a window from the Ciona intestinalis chromosome 10, KH, whole genome shotgun sequence genome containing:
- the LOC100186078 gene encoding phosphatidate cytidylyltransferase, mitochondrial, whose product is MKFSMRFAQVLNKAIVQSSETFYSRLLSRFPGDMSLAFSYGSGIFPQNENSPPLSNMLDLIFVVRDPRSWHSENMRMNKLHYWYPMRYLGPNYAFKLMENYGAGIYYNTGIRLEGRMIKYGVISEDTIVKDLLNWNTLYLAGRLHKPVNIVHHDFENSPKLLEGLKLNLISAVLSSLLILPESFTEMELYHTLAGLSYAGDFRMTFGEDRNKVSNIVVSNLNHFKQLYEPVLKGICEESDRQKDPFHSFIHWKEDIGVFEQDKSPLIQLLHLNRLPFELQLQICRLFDLRSRHVRDVEEILKSAARYPDLSDVVKQSVIHIVQHSSKSQSLKGIVTAGPWTSVKYSATKLRKMMAGLFSTKKKKQKLTT